In Desulfobulbaceae bacterium, the genomic stretch GGGACACGGCGAAAGATGGAGGTTTTCAATACCCTTCTCAACCAACTGCAGTTCACCCCACAGCAGGTTGCCTTCATGGGTGACGACTGGCTGGACCTGCCGGTACTGACCCAGGTCGGACTGGCCGCCACGGTTGCCGACGGGGCGCCGGAACTGCTTCCTGTGGTTGACTTCGTCTCAACTCACCCAGGTGGCCACGGCGCTGTCCGCGACCTTTGCGACCTGATTATTGAGGCTCAAGGCCGCCGCCAAGACCTGCTCAATGAATACATGACCAGACAATAATGATGGCGTCGCAAAAAGCCCGATCTACTGCGTTGCAGCGCACTTTTGCTCATTCGGCACACCATATGTGTGGCCTCATTCGCAAAAGCACACTGCGCCTTGTATATCGGCCCTTTCGGAGTCTCGCAGACTCGCTTACCTGCTTAGCCATCCCGTGACTTTTTGCGAGACCATCAATAATGACACACCGCCAATCATGGCAGATCCCCTTGCTGATCCTGCTGTCCCTTCCCCTTTGGCAATCCTTTGCCGCGAGCTTTCTGACCATCGAGCAAGGAGCAGTCTCTCCGCCTGTGCGTCAAGATAAAAGCTTTACCCTGGAAGGCGTTACATTTTCACAAGCAACCAAGGGAATCCAGGACATCTCCCTTCAAGCTCAACGACTCCACAGCACCAATGACAACAACACCGTCACTTTGGAAAAAGTTAACGCCAACCGCGTAGGAACGAACCCCCTCCATATCGTGAGTGGAAGCGCTGTATATGACCCAGACCGAGAGGTTGTGACCCTGCTGGATGGTGTGCTGATAGAGGCGGCTGATCTCATAATCAAGACTCCGTTTTTGCGCTATCTCATCAAATATGAAACCATCAAAAGCGCCGGCGAAGTTTCGATAAGTGGCGATGAAATGTCACTCAGCGGAACCTCCTTCATGTACAACGTAAACACCGCCGCTATGCGGGTCGGCAAACGAGTTCACTTTCTCTACACCCCTGTTCAGCCTTGACGGGTATCCCTCTCTTGTGTTTGAATGAAAGTGAATCCAATGATTCTGCTCTATTAATAACTGCTCAGGTTGTCGGTTTACGATTGACAGTTGACGGTGAATGGTTCCTGTCAATGGCTGAGAAGACACTGACATTGAGTATCATGCGATGATTTATGACTAAGCCGTCGCACAGAAATAACCTGTTCATTTCATTGTACACTTTAAACGGCATGGAGCCGTACAGTAAGAGGCAGAGTGTACATATTATTTCTTAACGGCTCCTAACCATGATGAACTCGCAAAAAGTCACGGGATGGCTAAGCAGGTAAGCGAGTCTGCGAGACTCCGAAAGGGCCGATATACAAGGCGTCCTCTGTGTTTTTGTGAGTGAGGCAATACATATGGTATGCCGAACGAGCAAAACCGCCACGCAACGCAGTAGATCTGACTTTTTGCGACGCCATCATCTTTATTCATCAGCTGATCTGTATATACGATCACCGCATACACTC encodes the following:
- the lptC gene encoding LPS export ABC transporter periplasmic protein LptC encodes the protein MTHRQSWQIPLLILLSLPLWQSFAASFLTIEQGAVSPPVRQDKSFTLEGVTFSQATKGIQDISLQAQRLHSTNDNNTVTLEKVNANRVGTNPLHIVSGSAVYDPDREVVTLLDGVLIEAADLIIKTPFLRYLIKYETIKSAGEVSISGDEMSLSGTSFMYNVNTAAMRVGKRVHFLYTPVQP